The following are from one region of the Bradyrhizobium sediminis genome:
- a CDS encoding helix-turn-helix transcriptional regulator codes for MIERGAFFDDPPCLDIDLSRRGFFVSNRRLPMKSQSIDEWCKAHGLSRSFFYALQARGEGPRTFKVGRCTRISQNANDEWVTAREAASNKVAA; via the coding sequence TTGATTGAGCGCGGCGCCTTTTTTGATGACCCGCCCTGCCTCGACATTGATTTGTCGCGGCGGGGATTTTTTGTTTCTAACCGGAGGTTACCAATGAAGTCTCAGAGTATCGACGAATGGTGCAAAGCCCACGGCCTGTCTCGCTCGTTTTTCTATGCGTTGCAGGCTCGGGGCGAAGGACCGCGCACGTTCAAGGTTGGACGCTGCACCCGCATTTCGCAGAACGCGAATGACGAATGGGTCACGGCGCGCGAGGCCGCAAGCAACAAGGTGGCCGCATGA
- a CDS encoding tyrosine-type recombinase/integrase codes for MALTALQVKNAKPGDKLTDGGGLRLDVDRNGNRAWVFRFTSPVTSKERYAGLGPAADVTLAQARDAAQEARALLRKGVDPIEHRNAQRTAAKVEASRSITFKAYATQYIAGKESGWKNDKHRQQWTNSLRDYAYPIIGHLAVADVDTEAVLKVLRPIWTTKKETARRVRGRIEAILNSAKAEGLRAGENPALWRGHLDQVGLARRRKSDVKHHPALPYGEMPQFWKSLASDTSDTARMLRWIVLTACRFNEAAEMDTGSEVKGDLWTVPAIRMKAERPHFVPLTAAALAQLPFRPVSDVSLSKCIARHTDTPATTHGMRSTFRDWAGDETEAAWETAEAALAHVVGDETEAAYRRSTALVKRRELMAAWANYCTKDSVNTL; via the coding sequence ATGGCACTGACGGCGCTCCAGGTTAAAAATGCGAAGCCCGGCGACAAGCTGACCGACGGCGGCGGGCTGCGGCTCGACGTTGATCGCAATGGCAACCGGGCATGGGTGTTTCGCTTCACGTCCCCGGTGACCAGCAAAGAGCGGTACGCCGGCCTTGGCCCCGCTGCCGACGTGACGCTGGCGCAGGCTCGCGACGCGGCACAGGAAGCCCGCGCGTTGCTTCGCAAGGGTGTTGACCCGATCGAGCATCGGAACGCACAGCGGACGGCTGCCAAGGTCGAGGCGTCCCGCTCGATCACCTTCAAGGCTTACGCCACGCAGTACATTGCCGGCAAAGAGTCAGGGTGGAAAAACGACAAGCATCGGCAGCAATGGACGAACAGCCTCCGCGATTACGCCTATCCGATCATTGGCCATTTGGCCGTCGCCGATGTGGACACAGAAGCAGTGCTAAAGGTGCTGCGCCCGATCTGGACCACAAAGAAGGAAACGGCGCGGCGCGTGCGCGGCCGAATTGAAGCGATCTTGAATAGCGCCAAGGCCGAAGGATTGCGCGCTGGCGAAAACCCGGCGCTCTGGCGTGGTCACCTTGATCAGGTGGGACTTGCCCGCCGCCGCAAGTCCGATGTGAAACATCACCCGGCTTTGCCCTATGGGGAAATGCCGCAATTCTGGAAATCGTTGGCCAGTGACACGTCCGACACCGCGCGCATGTTGCGCTGGATTGTTTTGACCGCCTGTCGTTTCAACGAAGCGGCTGAGATGGATACCGGCAGTGAAGTGAAAGGCGATCTTTGGACCGTGCCGGCGATTCGCATGAAGGCCGAACGTCCGCACTTTGTCCCGCTCACCGCGGCGGCCTTGGCGCAGTTGCCCTTCCGCCCTGTAAGCGACGTGTCGCTTTCCAAGTGCATCGCCCGCCACACTGACACCCCGGCAACGACGCATGGAATGCGATCGACGTTTCGCGATTGGGCTGGCGACGAAACCGAGGCTGCATGGGAAACTGCGGAAGCTGCGCTGGCGCACGTTGTCGGCGACGAAACCGAGGCTGCGTACCGGCGAAGCACTGCGCTGGTGAAGCGCCGTGAGTTGATGGCGGCTTGGGCGAATTACTGCACTAAAGATTCCGTTAACACGCTGTAA
- a CDS encoding septal ring lytic transglycosylase RlpA family protein, translated as MGIRQSDPAVRVARSAAAVAACFVLANCASSGKFASRVDPKYGVSSSPRVVAMGEPVPKGGGTYRVGKPYTVAGRVYVPEEDPNYRAEGIASWYGDDFHGRLTANGEVFDMTSLTAAHPTLPIPSYARVTNLSNGKSLIVRVNDRGPYHGNRLIDVSNKAAELLEFKGHGVARVRVEYVARAPLEGSDDRQLVATLRTGVPAPSPSLVRVASARPFVPETSSRAIRGEVPMPEGRPYSLGNTSQDLASINATSELSASSRVRPAGRAIENPRAVSYENDARYAPGVRPVSAYAPVDPRGPSELLSGRGLY; from the coding sequence ATGGGGATTCGACAGTCAGATCCAGCGGTACGGGTGGCGCGGAGCGCCGCTGCCGTGGCTGCGTGCTTCGTCCTCGCCAACTGCGCCTCCTCGGGCAAGTTTGCCAGCCGGGTCGATCCCAAATACGGCGTTTCCAGTAGCCCCCGGGTGGTCGCGATGGGCGAACCCGTGCCGAAGGGCGGCGGCACCTACCGCGTCGGCAAGCCCTATACCGTGGCGGGACGGGTGTACGTGCCGGAGGAGGACCCCAACTACCGCGCCGAGGGGATCGCCTCCTGGTACGGCGACGATTTCCACGGCCGGCTGACTGCCAATGGCGAAGTGTTCGACATGACCTCGCTGACCGCCGCCCACCCAACGCTGCCGATCCCGTCCTATGCGCGGGTGACCAATCTCTCGAACGGCAAATCGCTCATCGTCCGCGTCAACGACCGCGGCCCATACCATGGCAATCGGCTCATCGACGTCTCGAACAAAGCTGCCGAACTACTTGAATTCAAAGGCCATGGCGTGGCCCGCGTGCGGGTCGAATATGTCGCCCGGGCGCCGCTCGAAGGTTCCGACGACCGTCAACTGGTAGCGACCTTGCGCACTGGCGTTCCGGCGCCATCACCGTCGCTGGTCCGGGTCGCCTCGGCCCGTCCGTTCGTTCCGGAAACGTCGAGCCGCGCGATCCGCGGCGAGGTCCCGATGCCGGAGGGGCGGCCCTATAGCCTCGGCAATACGTCCCAGGATCTGGCGTCGATCAACGCGACCTCCGAGCTGTCCGCCTCGAGCCGCGTCCGTCCAGCCGGACGCGCGATCGAAAATCCCCGCGCCGTTTCCTATGAGAACGACGCTCGCTATGCCCCCGGTGTCAGGCCGGTCAGTGCCTATGCGCCGGTCGACCCGCGCGGCCCCAGCGAACTGCTGAGCGGGCGCGGGCTCTACTGA
- a CDS encoding alpha/beta fold hydrolase, with protein sequence MPSTRTVSANGIDIFLREQGRGPLVVLCHGWPELSYSWRHQIPAIAAAGFRVAAPDMRGFGQTSAPADIGAYTIFDTVGDMVALVEALGEKRAVIIGHDWGAPVAWHAALFRPDVFTAVAGLSVPPPLRGRGRPLDTLRESGISNFYWQYFQTPGVAEAEFERDVNLSMRTLLGRGFSDPSASMFVEDGKGFLRNPRADLPLPGWLSEADLVYFSEAYRKSGFRGGLNWYRNIDRNWELTSPWQGAQIRQPSLFIAGSKDSVITGLIGNKRVADMERVLPNLRQKLIIDGAGHWIQQERADEVNAALIAFLKANAG encoded by the coding sequence ATGCCATCGACACGTACTGTTTCCGCCAACGGGATCGATATCTTTCTGCGCGAGCAAGGCCGGGGTCCGCTCGTCGTGCTTTGCCATGGCTGGCCGGAATTATCCTATTCCTGGCGGCACCAGATTCCCGCGATCGCGGCGGCGGGCTTCCGGGTTGCCGCGCCGGACATGCGCGGTTTCGGGCAGACCAGCGCACCCGCCGACATCGGCGCCTACACCATTTTCGACACTGTCGGCGACATGGTCGCGCTGGTCGAAGCGCTCGGTGAAAAGCGGGCGGTCATCATCGGCCACGACTGGGGCGCGCCGGTCGCCTGGCATGCGGCGCTGTTCCGGCCCGATGTCTTCACTGCCGTTGCCGGCCTGAGTGTGCCCCCGCCCCTTCGGGGGCGCGGCCGGCCGCTCGATACTTTGCGCGAGAGCGGCATCAGCAATTTCTATTGGCAGTACTTCCAGACGCCCGGCGTCGCCGAGGCCGAGTTCGAGCGCGACGTCAATTTATCGATGCGAACCCTGCTGGGACGCGGATTCTCCGATCCCTCGGCTTCGATGTTCGTCGAGGACGGCAAGGGATTTCTCCGCAATCCGCGCGCCGATTTGCCATTGCCGGGTTGGCTCAGCGAGGCCGACCTCGTCTATTTCAGCGAGGCCTACCGGAAATCCGGCTTCCGCGGCGGACTGAACTGGTACCGCAACATCGATCGCAACTGGGAACTGACCTCGCCGTGGCAGGGCGCGCAGATCCGTCAGCCGTCGCTGTTCATTGCGGGCTCGAAGGATTCCGTCATCACCGGGTTGATCGGCAACAAACGGGTGGCCGATATGGAGCGGGTGCTGCCGAACCTCAGGCAGAAACTCATCATCGACGGCGCCGGCCACTGGATCCAGCAGGAACGCGCCGACGAGGTCAACGCCGCCTTGATCGCTTTCCTCAAAGCGAATGCCGGCTAA
- a CDS encoding D-alanyl-D-alanine carboxypeptidase family protein: MAVETSSSRKPSSSTGRCWRRLIAAAVAGAIAATLGWGGMIYAANNSVQGAKKEVEGGFDGDAPTAILIEASSGSVLFEKNADELRAPSSMMKLMTAEVVFNAIKKGEIKLTDEYRVSENAWRKGGAPSGGSTMFAAIHSKIAVDDLLRGAIIQSGNDACMVLAEAMAGNERTFAAEMMTKRAREIGLEKSTFGNSNGLPDPANKMTVRELARLARHIIQTYPDFYKLFGEREYTWNKIRQQNRNPLLTSLEGADGLKTGFTKEGGYGMVGSAVQNGMRLIVVVNGLNDPDDRASEAKKMLEWGFRNFEARTLFAAQQQVGYAKVFGGESRSVKLASPEPIKVMVPKNGSEKLIARIVYSGPVRAPIESGQRVGVVKVWRGPNVALEAPVYAAEPVARGSTMRRAIDGASELVIGMFRAGAEKL, encoded by the coding sequence ATGGCAGTCGAAACCTCATCCTCCCGCAAGCCCAGCTCCTCGACAGGACGCTGCTGGCGCCGCCTGATTGCGGCTGCGGTCGCCGGCGCCATTGCGGCCACCCTGGGGTGGGGCGGCATGATCTACGCCGCCAACAACAGCGTGCAGGGCGCCAAGAAGGAAGTGGAGGGCGGCTTCGACGGCGACGCGCCGACCGCGATCCTGATCGAAGCCAGTAGCGGCAGCGTGCTGTTCGAGAAGAACGCCGACGAGCTGCGGGCCCCCTCCAGCATGATGAAGCTGATGACGGCCGAGGTCGTCTTCAACGCCATCAAGAAGGGCGAGATCAAACTCACCGACGAATATCGCGTCAGCGAGAATGCCTGGCGTAAGGGCGGCGCGCCTTCGGGCGGGTCGACGATGTTTGCGGCGATCCACAGCAAGATTGCCGTCGACGACCTCTTGCGCGGCGCCATCATCCAGAGTGGCAACGACGCCTGCATGGTGCTGGCGGAGGCCATGGCCGGCAATGAACGTACCTTCGCCGCAGAGATGATGACCAAGCGCGCGAGAGAGATTGGTTTGGAGAAATCGACCTTCGGCAATTCCAACGGGCTGCCCGATCCCGCCAACAAGATGACGGTGCGCGAACTCGCCAGGCTCGCCCGCCACATCATCCAGACCTATCCCGATTTCTACAAACTGTTCGGTGAGCGCGAATACACCTGGAACAAGATCCGGCAGCAGAACCGCAATCCGCTTCTGACCTCGCTCGAGGGCGCCGACGGGCTGAAGACCGGCTTCACCAAGGAGGGCGGCTACGGCATGGTCGGCTCGGCCGTGCAGAACGGCATGCGGCTGATCGTGGTCGTCAACGGTCTTAACGATCCCGACGACCGCGCTTCCGAAGCCAAGAAGATGCTTGAATGGGGATTCCGCAATTTCGAAGCGCGCACGCTGTTCGCGGCCCAGCAGCAGGTCGGCTACGCCAAGGTGTTCGGCGGCGAGAGCCGCTCGGTCAAGCTCGCCAGCCCCGAACCGATCAAGGTGATGGTGCCGAAGAACGGCAGCGAAAAATTGATCGCGCGCATTGTCTACAGCGGGCCGGTGCGCGCGCCGATCGAGTCCGGTCAACGGGTCGGGGTCGTCAAGGTGTGGCGCGGTCCGAACGTCGCGTTGGAAGCGCCGGTCTATGCGGCCGAGCCGGTCGCCAGGGGATCGACGATGCGGCGGGCGATCGATGGCGCCAGCGAACTCGTGATCGGGATGTTTCGCGCCGGCGCCGAGAAACTCTGA
- the tmk gene encoding dTMP kinase: protein MSEAAVKRTPGRGRFISFEGGEGSGKSTQIKTLAERLNAAKLRTLVTREPGGSPGAEIIRHLVLSGMGKLLGPDAETLLFAAARDDHVRTVIEPALKQGIWVLCDRFSDSTRVYQGRLGQVAPEVLNAMQRVTIGDLRPDLTIILDVPVEVGMKRAAMRRGTGAPDRFESEDLKFHQDLRDAYRQIAAEDPQRCVLIDANADAATVAASVWAALRDRFFKADVGGMANLA from the coding sequence ATGTCCGAGGCAGCGGTCAAACGAACTCCCGGGCGCGGACGATTCATCTCCTTCGAGGGTGGCGAAGGATCGGGAAAATCCACCCAGATCAAGACGCTCGCGGAACGCCTCAACGCGGCCAAGCTGCGCACCCTCGTCACGCGCGAGCCCGGCGGGTCGCCCGGCGCTGAAATCATCCGGCATCTGGTCCTGTCCGGCATGGGCAAGCTGCTCGGTCCTGACGCGGAAACGCTGCTGTTTGCCGCGGCGCGCGACGACCATGTGCGCACGGTGATTGAGCCGGCCCTCAAGCAGGGGATATGGGTGCTGTGCGACCGGTTTTCGGATTCGACGCGCGTCTATCAGGGCAGGCTAGGGCAGGTGGCTCCCGAGGTCCTCAACGCGATGCAGCGGGTCACCATCGGCGACCTCAGGCCCGATCTGACCATCATCCTCGATGTACCCGTCGAGGTCGGGATGAAGCGGGCGGCCATGCGGCGCGGCACCGGCGCGCCGGACCGGTTCGAATCGGAAGACCTGAAATTCCATCAGGACTTGCGCGATGCCTACCGGCAGATCGCAGCCGAAGATCCGCAGCGCTGCGTGCTGATCGACGCCAACGCCGACGCAGCGACCGTCGCCGCCAGCGTCTGGGCCGCCTTGCGCGACCGTTTCTTCAAGGCCGATGTCGGCGGCATGGCCAATCTCGCATGA
- a CDS encoding DNA polymerase III subunit delta' translates to MSARKVEPEVAVPHPRETTALFGHHDAEMALLNAYRSGRIPHAWLIGGAQGIGKATLAYRMARFVLAHRNPLGPEVQRAGTLQIDPSAPVARLVAAGAHGSLLTLERSLNDRGVLRTVITVDETRETISFFGSTAAVEGWRVCIVDTVDELNPNAANALLKILEEPPQQSLFLLVSHAPARVLPTIQSRCRKLPLRPLSTDDVIRAAAAAANIPIDDPALAEAAEAAEGSVARALTLLGGDALKLHQRTAALLATLPRVDPRELHALGDALGGSDRVALAAFIDSVDRWVSARLRADDANANANLPRLARLAEVWEKINRAARDTESYNLERKPLVFSVFGMLAEATR, encoded by the coding sequence ATGAGCGCCCGCAAGGTCGAGCCTGAGGTCGCTGTGCCTCATCCGCGCGAAACCACCGCGCTGTTCGGCCACCATGACGCCGAAATGGCGCTGCTGAATGCCTATCGCAGCGGGCGCATTCCGCATGCCTGGCTGATCGGCGGCGCGCAGGGTATCGGCAAGGCGACGCTGGCCTACCGGATGGCGCGGTTCGTGCTCGCTCATCGCAATCCGCTTGGCCCGGAGGTGCAGCGCGCCGGGACGCTCCAGATCGATCCGTCGGCCCCGGTCGCGCGCCTCGTTGCGGCCGGCGCCCATGGCAGCCTGCTCACGCTCGAACGCAGCCTCAACGACAGGGGCGTGTTGCGCACGGTGATCACCGTCGACGAGACCCGGGAAACGATTTCGTTTTTCGGCTCGACCGCGGCGGTGGAGGGCTGGCGGGTCTGCATCGTCGATACCGTCGATGAACTCAATCCCAACGCCGCCAACGCGCTATTGAAAATTCTCGAGGAGCCGCCGCAGCAATCGTTGTTCCTTCTGGTCAGTCATGCGCCCGCGCGCGTGCTGCCGACGATCCAGTCGCGCTGCCGCAAATTGCCGCTGCGGCCGCTCTCGACCGATGACGTCATCCGTGCCGCCGCTGCGGCCGCCAATATCCCGATCGACGATCCCGCGCTCGCAGAGGCCGCCGAAGCGGCGGAGGGCAGCGTCGCACGCGCGCTGACCCTGCTCGGCGGCGACGCCCTGAAACTTCACCAGCGCACCGCGGCACTATTGGCGACCCTGCCGCGGGTCGATCCGCGCGAGCTCCATGCCCTCGGCGACGCGCTCGGCGGCAGCGACCGGGTGGCGCTGGCGGCGTTCATCGACAGCGTCGATCGCTGGGTCAGTGCGCGGCTGCGCGCCGACGACGCCAACGCCAATGCGAACCTGCCCCGCCTTGCACGGCTGGCGGAGGTGTGGGAAAAGATCAACCGCGCCGCGCGCGACACCGAATCCTATAATCTTGAACGAAAACCGCTGGTTTTCTCGGTGTTCGGGATGCTTGCGGAAGCAACGCGATAA
- the metG gene encoding methionine--tRNA ligase yields MATPKKKTSRKRKTKKVRSASGASAARAAAAKKRARGTVKKAKKAGRKTAKKATKKTTTKTTKKTAEKTRKPVTKKPAKKSAKKSARQAKSKTVTTPTQPAVAKEIARKPAAGKVKKKAAPVAIKPASTDRNSFYITTAIAYPNGVPHIGHAYEAIATDALARFQRLDGKDVFFLTGTDEHGLKMVQTAQAEELPTMEVATRNAQRFKDMDERLNVSFDRFIRTTEEQHHRSSQEIWRRMAANGDIYLDSYAGWYSVRDEAYYAEDETVVGEDNVRRGPQGTPVEWVEEKSYFFRLSAYQDRLLKLYETQPDFIGPDSRKNEVISFVKGGLRDLSISRTTFDWGVRVPGDPEHVMYVWVDALTNYITGVGFPDENDANWRYWPADVHIIGKDIIRFHAVYWPAFLMSAGIPVQKRVYAHGFLFSRGEKMSKSLGNVVDPFNLADQYGVDQVRYFFLREVPFGQDGNYNHEAIVARINADLANDLGNLAQRSLSMIAKQLDGVLPEPGAFTDNDKAILAQADGMLALARTAMATQQIHQALNVVWAVVAEANRYFAGEAPWALAKTDPLRQRTVLYVTAEVVRQIAILAQPVMPASSAKLLDSLGVPTEARNFAALGGATRIKPGTKLPAPTGVFPRYVEPTAG; encoded by the coding sequence GTGGCGACACCTAAGAAGAAAACTTCCAGGAAGCGAAAAACGAAGAAGGTTCGCAGTGCCTCCGGGGCCAGCGCCGCCAGGGCAGCGGCCGCGAAAAAGCGCGCCAGGGGCACGGTGAAGAAAGCCAAGAAGGCCGGCCGGAAAACGGCGAAGAAAGCCACCAAGAAAACGACAACGAAAACGACAAAGAAGACGGCAGAGAAAACCCGAAAGCCGGTTACGAAAAAGCCTGCCAAGAAATCGGCGAAGAAGTCCGCCAGGCAGGCAAAATCGAAGACCGTTACGACGCCGACACAGCCGGCCGTTGCCAAAGAGATTGCCAGGAAACCCGCCGCCGGCAAGGTGAAGAAGAAGGCCGCCCCGGTCGCAATCAAACCGGCCTCGACCGACAGGAACAGCTTCTACATCACGACCGCCATCGCCTATCCCAACGGCGTGCCGCATATCGGCCACGCCTATGAAGCGATCGCGACCGATGCGCTGGCGCGTTTTCAGCGGCTCGACGGCAAGGACGTGTTCTTTCTCACCGGCACCGACGAGCACGGCCTGAAGATGGTGCAGACCGCGCAAGCCGAAGAACTTCCGACCATGGAGGTTGCGACGCGCAATGCGCAGCGGTTCAAGGACATGGACGAGCGCCTCAACGTCTCGTTCGACCGCTTCATCCGCACCACGGAAGAGCAGCATCATCGCTCCAGCCAGGAGATCTGGAGGCGGATGGCCGCCAATGGCGACATCTATCTCGACAGCTATGCCGGCTGGTACTCGGTGCGCGACGAAGCCTATTACGCCGAGGACGAGACCGTCGTCGGCGAGGACAATGTGCGGCGCGGGCCACAGGGCACGCCGGTCGAATGGGTCGAGGAGAAGAGCTATTTCTTCAGACTGTCCGCCTATCAGGACAGGCTCCTCAAGCTGTACGAGACGCAGCCGGATTTCATCGGACCGGACTCGCGCAAGAACGAAGTGATCAGCTTCGTCAAAGGCGGACTGCGGGACCTGTCGATTTCGCGAACCACGTTCGACTGGGGCGTCAGGGTTCCCGGCGACCCCGAGCATGTGATGTATGTCTGGGTCGACGCGCTCACCAATTACATCACCGGCGTCGGCTTTCCGGACGAGAACGACGCCAACTGGCGCTACTGGCCGGCCGACGTTCATATCATCGGCAAGGACATCATCCGTTTCCACGCGGTGTACTGGCCGGCGTTCCTGATGTCGGCGGGCATTCCGGTGCAGAAGCGCGTCTATGCCCACGGCTTCCTGTTCAGCCGCGGCGAGAAAATGTCGAAGTCGCTCGGCAACGTCGTCGACCCCTTCAATCTCGCCGACCAGTACGGCGTCGATCAAGTGCGCTATTTCTTCCTGCGCGAGGTGCCGTTCGGACAGGACGGCAACTATAATCACGAAGCGATCGTCGCTCGCATCAACGCCGATCTCGCCAACGATCTCGGCAATCTGGCGCAGCGCTCGCTGTCGATGATCGCCAAGCAGCTCGACGGCGTGCTGCCGGAGCCGGGCGCCTTCACCGACAACGACAAGGCGATCCTGGCGCAGGCCGACGGCATGCTCGCGCTGGCGCGCACGGCGATGGCGACCCAGCAGATTCACCAGGCGCTCAATGTGGTCTGGGCCGTGGTGGCGGAAGCCAATCGCTATTTCGCGGGCGAGGCGCCGTGGGCGCTGGCGAAAACCGATCCGCTACGCCAGCGCACGGTCCTGTACGTGACCGCCGAGGTGGTCCGCCAGATCGCCATATTGGCGCAACCGGTGATGCCGGCATCGTCGGCGAAGCTGCTGGACAGTCTCGGGGTGCCCACGGAAGCGCGTAACTTCGCGGCACTCGGCGGCGCGACGCGCATCAAGCCGGGCACCAAGCTGCCGGCGCCGACGGGCGTTTTTCCGCGTTACGTCGAACCGACCGCCGGCTGA
- a CDS encoding TatD family hydrolase, with the protein MLVDSHCHLDFPDFAEDLDGIVARAETAGIGRIVTISTRVRRLAGLLEIAERFPNVYCSVGTHPHHADEEDGIPAAELIELTRHPKVVALGEAGLDNFYDNGSPEAQERGFRAHIAAARATGLPLVIHTREADEACGRILEDEMAKGPFRAVLHCYTGGRDLAMKAISLGLSISFTGILTFKKSQSLRELAAELPADRIMVETDAPYLAPGKFRGKRNEPSYVVEVAKVLAETRGVSFEEISRQTTENFFRLFSKVPATKAAA; encoded by the coding sequence ATGCTCGTCGATAGCCACTGCCATCTCGATTTTCCCGATTTTGCCGAGGATCTCGACGGCATCGTCGCGCGCGCGGAAACGGCCGGGATCGGGCGCATCGTCACCATCTCGACGCGGGTGAGGCGCCTTGCCGGATTGCTGGAGATCGCCGAGCGGTTTCCGAACGTCTATTGCTCGGTCGGCACCCATCCGCATCACGCCGACGAGGAAGACGGCATTCCAGCCGCCGAATTGATCGAACTGACCAGGCATCCGAAGGTGGTGGCGCTCGGCGAGGCGGGGCTGGACAATTTCTACGACAACGGCTCGCCGGAAGCGCAGGAGCGCGGCTTTCGCGCCCACATCGCCGCTGCGCGGGCGACCGGGCTGCCGCTGGTCATACACACCCGCGAGGCCGACGAAGCCTGCGGCCGCATCCTCGAAGATGAAATGGCCAAGGGACCGTTTCGCGCCGTGCTGCATTGCTATACCGGCGGGCGCGATCTGGCGATGAAGGCGATCTCGCTGGGGCTTTCGATCTCGTTCACCGGCATTCTGACCTTCAAGAAATCGCAAAGCTTGCGCGAGCTCGCGGCCGAGCTTCCCGCCGACCGCATCATGGTGGAAACCGACGCGCCGTATCTCGCGCCGGGAAAGTTCCGCGGCAAGCGCAACGAGCCTTCTTACGTGGTCGAAGTCGCAAAGGTGCTGGCGGAAACGCGCGGCGTCTCGTTCGAAGAGATCTCCCGCCAGACCACCGAAAACTTCTTCCGCCTGTTCTCCAAGGTCCCGGCGACGAAAGCTGCGGCATGA
- a CDS encoding MBL fold metallo-hydrolase, translated as MTLTLTVLGCGSSAGVPRPALGWGACDPGNPKNRRRRCSLLAERVSEGGITRIVIDTAPDLREQLIDANVDHIDAVFLTHEHADQTHGIDDLRSVVMHQRRRIPVYLNRSTADHVLLRFSYCFVTPPGSEYPPILDQHGIEAGESRTVEGRGGAVTLSAFLLQHGNIQALGYRIGDAAYTPDLSDIPAESWPFLKDLDLWIIDGLRYAGHPSHFSVNDALAWIDRFKPRRAVITNMHSDLDYEVLRQSLPKGVIPAYDGLRLTVEQTGWSGCELSIGCPSDPDRGN; from the coding sequence ATGACGCTGACCCTGACAGTGCTCGGCTGCGGTTCTTCCGCCGGCGTGCCACGTCCCGCGCTCGGCTGGGGCGCCTGCGATCCCGGCAACCCGAAGAACCGGCGCCGCCGCTGTTCGCTGCTGGCCGAGCGGGTATCGGAAGGCGGGATCACCCGGATCGTGATCGATACCGCGCCCGACCTGCGCGAGCAGTTGATCGACGCCAATGTCGATCATATCGACGCGGTGTTCCTGACCCATGAGCACGCCGACCAGACCCACGGCATCGACGATCTGCGTTCCGTCGTGATGCACCAGCGCCGGCGCATTCCGGTCTATCTCAACCGGTCGACCGCCGACCACGTCCTGCTGCGGTTTTCCTACTGTTTCGTGACGCCGCCGGGCAGCGAGTATCCGCCGATCCTCGACCAGCATGGAATCGAGGCCGGCGAAAGCCGCACCGTCGAAGGGAGGGGCGGTGCAGTGACGCTTTCGGCATTTCTCCTGCAGCACGGCAATATTCAGGCGCTTGGCTACCGGATCGGCGACGCCGCCTATACACCCGACCTCAGCGACATTCCGGCCGAGAGCTGGCCGTTCCTGAAGGATCTCGATCTCTGGATCATCGACGGGCTGCGCTATGCCGGCCACCCCAGCCATTTCAGCGTCAACGACGCGCTGGCCTGGATCGACCGCTTCAAGCCGCGCCGGGCCGTCATCACCAACATGCATTCCGACCTGGATTACGAAGTGCTGCGGCAAAGCCTGCCCAAGGGCGTGATCCCGGCCTATGACGGATTGCGGCTGACGGTGGAGCAGACGGGCTGGTCTGGATGTGAGCTCTCAATAGGTTGTCCATCCGATCCGGACCGAGGAAACTGA